The DNA window CGTGACCGCCGGCCACAGTTGTGGTGGCACCAGCAGATCTGGGACCTGCTGAGTGGGTTGGGATGGATGGGAGCCCCCGGAGCCAGCGGGACAGCCCAGCTCGGCACTGTGCCTTGCCACACCATGCCGTGCCACACCGTGCCTGCACAGACCGGTTctggcccagctctgccctcctgcagaGGCTGTTTTGGCAgcggctgcagcctgggctcaTGGCCGTGGGGAGAACCTGGGGGTCCTGACCTAGATCCTCCCGGTGCCACTGCAGGAGCGGGCAGGGGGTGCCGGCAGCAGCGTGCATCCAAAAGTGGCTCCTGTGTGGGGCTTGCGGTTGGCAGGGGGGAGGAGCAGGCAAGCTGCTCCCCTTGAGCGGCTGGATGTGCCTCCAGCAGGTTTGTCTGGAAGAAGCAGGTCTTGTCCTAACAGGTCCCcctggcagccagcacaggctccagagctgccaggctgggagagctctgcggggtgcaggggctgctgctgcccctctgctggCCGCACTGCGCCTGCCACGGGTGGCGTAGCCCTGACACCTGGGCACGGGACCCCTTGGCAGGATGCGGCTCCCTGGGGCAtccttccctctgtgctgccacaAGGGAGGTGGCGTCAGAGGGCAGGCAGTGGGCCAGGTGCCCTGGACTGTGCCCAGGCTGCCGGGATCGGGGAAGGGCTGTGCCGTGCCTTCTGGGGAGGGAGCCCAGGGTGCTTGTCAGGCACAGCAGGTGGGGATCGGGGTTGGGAGTGCTGTGTCCCTGTGGGGCTGTGTTGTGCCCCCCACGCTCGCCCTGGCTGCTGTGGtgccagcaggagagcagggagaggagcagggtcCTGCCCCGGCAGCGCTGCCAGCACCCGAGCGCACCGGACAGAGTCCGTGCAGCAGCTGGCACTGAGCAGGGGCCGGGCAGGTCGGGGCATCCCCGGGGAGCTGTGGGTCAGGGGTGAGGGAGTTGGCAGCGTGAGTCAGCCCGACGTGTCCCACTGACACAGCGAGGCCGTCTGAATCAGAGGGCTGCTGGCGGGAGAGGAAGGGCTTCCGGGGCAAGGCCACCCACGCGGGACAGGCGCTCGCCTGACTCAGCCGCTGCCCAGGGCTGGTgcgggcagctgctggggcagtgCCGGGGGGCTCTGCGGGCGGGGGTccccccagggctggctgcagggctgagccccgAGGGGCCgcgctgccctgtgctgggcagAGTGTCTGCAGTGCTGTGCGCCCCGGGGCCATCCCCGGGGGCCAGGATGCTGCAGCCCGTGCTCGCAGCAGTGCAGACGTCGCCCTCGGGCGTTATTGCAGCTGTTTGTGGTTCGCTGCGGTGCCGGGGGTGCAGCCGGCTGTGGCGCAGCCAGCCCGGCCCAAgccgccagctccctcagcgAAGGGCGAGGGGAGCTGCCCCATCTCAAAgtctgctgccttctgcctcGTGTCACGGCCGCTGCGGAGGTCGGTGCGGTGCGCGGAGCCCAGAGCAGTGTGCGCGGTGCTGATCCCTCGCTCTCCCCCGCAGACTCTGCCGAGCGGGTCGTGCACCGCTTCAAGGTGCCCGGCGTGTCCAACTACACGGCGCTGCTGCTGAGCCCGGACGGCGGCACCCTCTACCTGGGGGCGCGCGAGGTGCTCTTCGCCGTCAACACCAGCCACTTCCAGCCCGGCACGCCGGCCCGCAGGGTGAGCCCGTGCGGAGGGGCCGAGCCCCGCAGGACCATGGAGccccggggagggctgggggcaccgaGCCCAAGTTTGGCGCGGGTTCCGTTCCGTGCAAGACCTGGCGCTTTTTGCAGCCAGTTGGGACAGCGAGGaggctgctgccccagctgtgctggcagcgggtgctcagccccaggcGGCAGCTGCCTCGCCAGCCCCGTGTGGGATGGAGCCAAGGGAGGACACCGGTGCTGGGGCCaagctctgccagccccaggagggGTGTCAGGGAGCCAGCCGGTGACGGGGGCTCCCAGTGACTGtcccctctctgcagctgccGTGGGGTGCGGATGAGGAGAAGAAGAGGCAGTGTGTGTTCAAGGGCAAGGACCCCCAGGTGAGCCCAGCAGGATGTGCTGCCTGGGGCCGGCAGTGCCCCGTGTGCTGCACCTGCAGGCGCGGTGGCTGAGCCCTGTCCTCCCCCTGCAGAGGGACTGTCACAACTACATcaagatgctgctgcagctgaacagCACCCACCTCTACACCTGCGGGACCTGCGCCTTCAGCCCCGCCTGCGCCTACATTGTGAGCATGGGGAGGGTGCCGGGGGGCCCTGTGGGGCCGCGAGTCCCCAGGGTGGGAGGCGGGCGCCGTGCCGTGCTCACAGCCCCGTCCCCTCGCAGAACGTGCAGCACTTCAGCCTGGAGCGAGATGCGTCAGGAAGGGTGCTGCTGGAAGATGGGAAGGGACGCTGCCCCTTCGACCCTGAGTACCGGTCCACCGCCGTCATGGTCGGTAAGGCACGCGCACCCTCGTCCTCTGCGGCGGGCCGAACCAGGGCCAGGCACGGGCAGCCCCGGTGGGAGCGGGTCCGTGTCCGTGCTGGGTCCCAGCAGGAGCTTCTCTCTGTCAGACGGCGAGCTCTATGCCGGGACTGTCAGCAACTTCCAGGGCAACGAGCCCACCATCTACCGCAGCCAGGAGAGCCGCATCGCCCTCAAGACGGAGAACTCCCTCAACTGGCTGCAGGGTGAGGGGGGGCTGGGACGGCAGGTCGGGTCGTCGGCCCTGGGCCAGGGGAGGtgcagggacggggacggggtgGTGCTGAAGGCGCCTGTGCCCCCAGACCCAGTCTTCGTGGGCTCAGCCTACCTGCGGGAGAGCCTGCCTGCCGGCAACCCCGAGGGTGACGACGACAAGGTCTACTTCTTCTTCAGCGAGACTGGCAAGGAGTTTGACTACTTCGAGAACACCATTGTCTCACGCATCGCACGCGTGTGCAAGGTGAGCGCGGGGCAGCGGGGGCACACGTGGGGAGGATGTGCCCGGGATGTCGCTGATGCGGGGCAGGGGGTAGGGGGTAGGGATGTGGGACCACCCTGCACATGTCTGTCCCTGGGAAGGGACCAGCCCCTGCGGGGGAGCCCTCTGGGGCAGTTACAGCTCCACggtgcccagcccagctcaaGCTTGTTGCCCCTGCTTGCCCCACTGGTAGcagcagcccttccctgcctcctgtGCCACCCGATGTAGGGGACACAAACCCGTCCTCCTCCGGGATTACATTTCCCTTCTGTGCACGCTGCTTTGCTTgtgcctccccagccctggggctgctctggcCAGGGCCTCAGCGCTGCCGCGTGGACAGACGGAGCCCCTGTCCCCTCAGCCAGCCCGGGGGGCTCTGCAGCGTGGGGGCATCCCCATGGGGCTCCCCCGTGGGGCAGCGGAGCCATCGTGCCCCGTGCCCTGACCCCCTGGTGCCTGCACAGGGGGACCAGGGCGGGGAGCGGGTGCTGCAAAGGCGGTGGACGACCTTCCTGAaggcacagctgctctgctcgCACCCCGAGGACGGCTTCCCCTTCAACGTGCTGCAGGACGTCTTCGTGCTCACGCCGGGGGAGCTGCGCTGGAAGGAGACGGTCTTCTACGGGGTCTTCACCTCGCAGTGGTGAGCGGCGCAGGGGGCAGCGGGGTCGGCTCCAGCCACCCCTGGATTCCCAGAGGGGTGTGAGGCTCAGCAGAGCCGCGGTGCCTGATCCTGCCCTGGGCTTCACCTCTCCCCAGGAACAAGGGTGGCCTGGGCAGCTCGGCGGTGTGCGCCTTCCCCATCCGCAGCGTGCAGAGGGCCTTCAGCGGGCTCTACAAGGAGGTGAACCGCGAGACACAGCAGTGGTATACGGACACCAGCCCTGTGCCGGAGCCCCGTCCAGGCACGGTACGTGCCCTTGGGCACAATTGCAGGACGGGGGCAGCCCCTGCGCCCGCCGCCACCTCCATCCCTCTGGGTCCTGGCAGTGGTGGCAGGGCCACCCGCTGCCCCACACCCAGGCTGaccccctcctctctccccagtgCATCACCAGCCACACGCGGCACCTGAAGATCAACTCGTCCCTCCAGATGCCGGACCGGGTGCTGAACTTCATCAAGGACCATTTCCTGATGGACAGCCCCGTCCGGagccagccactgctgctgcagagccgcCTGCGCTACCAGCAGATCGGCGTCCACCGCGCGCAGGGCCTCCACGGCACCTACGACGTCCTCTTCCTGGGCACGGGTGGGTACAGCCCGGGGGCTGGACGGGGCGGGATGGGACAGGCACCTCGTGCCCTCAGCCCCACTCAGCACAGTCCTTGTGTTTGCAGATGACGGCCGCTTGCACAAGGCTGTGCATGTGAACCACAGGGTGCACATCATCGAGGAGATCCACCTCTTCCCCGCCGGGCAGCCCgttctgaagctgctgctggaccACGACCAGGCAGGGGCCGGGCACGGGCACTGTGGGGTTGGAGCAAGGGGAGGTGTTGCGAGGGGCAGGGATCTGCTCGTGGTTTGGGGATCACTTTCTCCCTCCTTGCCAGGCCCCCactgtgctgggagctgtgaCTCCGAGCCCAAGGctggggagccccggggggctggGATCCGGCCCTGCTGCAGGTGTTGGGGCCGGGGCCGTGACACTGaccccctcctgcctccccactGCAGGGCCTGGTCTACGCAGCCTCCTACGCGGCGGTGGCTCAGGTGCCCTTTGCCAACTGCAGCCTGTACCGCAGCTGTGGCGAGTGCGTGCTGGCGCGGGACCCCTTCTGCGCCTGGAGCCGGGGCGCCTGCCGCAGCACCACCCTGCACCCTTCGGTGCACCCCCAGTAAGTGCCGCACCCCGGGAAGTGCTGCACCcggccccctgcagcccccagcaccctgacccccccttcctctgccccagGCTCTGGGCCCAGGACATCGAAGGCGCTGACACGGAGCGGCTCTGCCAGTCGGCCAACGTGtcccagccccgtccccgcaTCCTTCTGACCCCAGGTGAGATGCTGCCAGGGCGCTGCCCTgcggcaggggctgctgccggcCCCAGGCCCCCGCTtggcccccccagctcccccagcacccacagcagcagggtCCCGCAGCCTTGCTGACGTCCCCGTGGGTTGTCTCCCCGCAGCCTCGGGCACCCCGTGCCAGCAGATCCAGCTGCCGCCTAACGCGGTGCGCCCGCTGCCGTGCCGCCTGCTCTCCAACCTGGCCTCGCGGCGCTGGCTGCACAACGGAGCCCCCGTCAACGCCTCCTACCTGGTGCTGCCCGAGGGGGACCTCATCCTGGTGGGCAGCCCCGAGCGGGCGGGCACCTACGAGTGCTGGTCGCTGGAGGAAGGCTTCCGCAAGCTGATGGCCAGCTACTGCGTGGGCGTGCAGGAGCTGGCCCACGGGCCGCTGGAGGCCGGCAGCAAGGTGTCCGCCGGCCGGGATGCCCTGGAGGCCGTCAGCACCTCGCGGAGCACCTCGGCAGTGGGCAGTGCCGCGGCCCGGCTGGACGGCAAGACCTACTGGACTGAGTTCCTGGTGATGTGCGTGCTCTTCGCCACGGCCGTGCTCGTGCTGGCCCTCTTCCTCCTGCACCGGCACCGCGACGGCATGAAAGCCTTGCTGGAGCCCGCAGACCCCGGCCGGCACCAGAAGCCGCCCCGCAAGCCCGTGGAGAGCCTGCCCCTGAACggcagcagcctgcccagcGCGGTGCCCGAGCACAAGGGCTACCAGGCCCTGCAGGACAACTACATCGTCAGCACCCCCGTGCACGAGCCCCCGGGCACCACACGCGCCTTCTCCGAGTCGGAGAAGAGGCCCCTCCACGTCCGGGACAGCTTCGTGGAGGTGTCTCCAGCCTGCCAAAGACCCCGGGTGCGCCTGGGCTCTGAGATCCAGGACTCGGTGGTGTGACGGGGGATGAGCCCAGCCCCCTTGCGTATgactgcctctgctctgctgagcctCGCCGGCCCGTGGCGCCGCGGCTGGGATCGGTGTTCGTCTGTGTGTGCATGCCCGGAGCCCGTGCCCGCCACACCACGTGCTCAGCTGCCGGAgctcctgggggggctgcccaGGCACCACCTCAGCTCCAACCCCACGCCTTGGGATGAGGCTGGCGGCTCCTGGTGTGGAGGGGCATCGCGTGCCTTCCAGGGACAGGCGGGATTCCTCCCGCAGCCCTGCGTCCCTGCCGCGGGATGGACACGGTGCCCGGCACGGGCTGCCGGCGCAGCCCCGGACCCGTCTATGCAGAGGGCAAGGGGGGTCGGCCGCAGCCCCCCTAAGCCCTGACTCACTGTGACGTCCCACTGCGGGACTCAGAGCCACGCATGCGGCCGGGTGGTGCCAGAGCACAGCGGCCCCGCGGCATGTGCTGTGTGTCCGTGCTTGGTTCGGTTTTAATATGTTGAAAATGTGAATCGTGtcctggggagaggggggagagcaggcagcagagctcacCCCGTGaagggctggcagggctcatgCCCCTCGCCCATGCGCTCCCCAACGTGCGTGTGCAGAAACGTCTGTGGTTTTTACATAAAGTTCTGGTGTCTCCTTTGTACGCGTGTGTCCTGCTGCGGCTGGTGGGGTGCGGGGCCAGGGTCCGTGCCCAGAGCCAGGACTGTCCCCGTGGCCCTGCAGCGAGGGGCCACAGCCAGCTCTTGCCATGTCTGGGGGAGAAAACAACAGGGGGCTGCTCGGCCCCCTGTGGGGGGCTGCACGGGGTGGCTGCGAAGCAGTAGGACACGGCCATCCCAGCACCACGAGAAGCTGAGGAAGGCattggggaagggaaggaaagagaggggGCGCAGAGCCTCTGGCAGGAAAGGGGCTGTGGCAATCCCAGGACCCCACTGTTCccgtccctgccctgcctggctgcaggcagaccCCCACCGCTTTCCCAGCGGGACCCGGCTGTGGCACAGGGAAGCAGCGCTGGAGCAAGGACCTGGCAGCACGGCACAGCGCCGCTCATCAGCCCTCGCGCCTGGGAAGCAGCGAGCTCTGCACCAAGCTGGCGTGCTGGGGCaggatcccccccccccgggaccaGCACTGCCTCGCTCCCGGCTGGAGCAGCGCACCCAGCTTCCTGCCCAGCCTGTTCTGGGACATCAGAAAAGCCACCGGAGGCGTCGGCTGGTGCCGTGCCAGCAGACACAGCCGCTGGGGCCGCGGGCCGCGGCTGGCAGATACCATCAGCGCTGCGGGGCACTGAGCTGGAAGGGCCGGCACCGCCGGGAGCCGGGACGTGAGAAACGTCTGAGAGCCGGGGCCACGGCTCCAGCACCGCCGGGGCGCAGCCGTGGCAGCGCTGGGGGAGGCCGGGCGCCGCGGGCTCCCCGCGCGGGGCCgttgcagcagctggcagccgGCCAGGGCGAAGCCCGCTGGATGAACAGACACAAAGCCCCGGCGCTGCTCGCCGCAAAGGTAGCTGCTCGCCTGCCCTGGATTTCCTTTTGTGCCTCCTGCTTGAGAGCCGAGCTCTTTGTGCAGCGGCCGCTGAGCGCGCTGGGAAACAGCCCCCGGTTCTCCCAAGGAAGGAGGTGTCCCCCCGAGGAGGgagctgtccccctgcagcgCCGGACCCCCGCAGGCCCCgtccctgggagctgcagctggcacaggCAGAGGGGCCTGGCAGGAGGCCGCGTCCCCAGCACCCCTCATGGCACCGGTCCTGCAGCGCTGGGGGCAGTCCCCCCTCCTCCGTCCCCCGGGGCGAGACAaaagcagcagggccaggcagagGGTGAAACCAGAGCCCTTTATTTGTCCTCTCCAAAGCACAGAGAGGAAGAGCATGCAGAGCCACAGCTGAATGCAAGCCTGAGGaggggcagagaggaaaagaaaaggaaaaccagacCCTGAGTGCACTGATGCTGAGGCAGAGTGCGGCTGCGGCTCCTGCTGCCCCGGGGCCAGCCCTGCAAGCAGGGAGGCGCAGCTCCAGAGTGGCAAGAGGACAGCATCGCTGCTGGGACATTGCATCCGAGGTGGATTATTTCTCAGAAGAATCCCTGTTGTGCAGGAAGGCCCCGAGGAAGAGCAGTGGAAGGCACAAATTGGTACTGTGAGCGGTGAGAGGGGCTGTGCTCGGTGCAGCGTGGCCCCAGCCAGGAGCACCCCTGTGCCAGCCCCGACCCACCGCAGAGCTGCGCTCATGAAGGGTTAAAATCTGATCctgaggcagcagagctgctgcctcctggtcTGGTGGATGTGTCCAGGACCGTGGCAAGGCAGCGTCCCAGGACCACTCATcggctgcagagccctgcagacGCCTGCTGTGCATCAGAAGGGAGCAGGAGCGGAGTCCTGCCTAAGGCACTGCGGTACCGCCGGGCTGGTGAGGCGCAGGGCCCTCTGCCGCCCTGCTCACTGGAAGAGGAAATGTCTGAGACCATGAAGAGCTGTGGTAGCCGGAGAAGCAGTTCTGCTCTCACAGGACGATCTTGAAGGAGCTGCAAGAGACACGACAAGTTCTGCATCTCCTCACTGCGTTGCAAGCAAGCGGTGTGCGAGCAACCAGTGCTCTGTGGACACATTGTCACCCTGTGCCAGAGGGGCCTCTACAGATTTATCATGGGATGAAGTTCCCTTCGCTGTTACAGGAGACCTCGTAAGGGATAGGCTTCCCTTACTGCTCCTGTGAGAGCTCTGCCCCAAAGCCAGCGCAGCAATCGGGGTGGGCTAGCCCCTGGACAGAGCCCCCTGGGACTGCACCACTGCAGGCCACAGTACCTGGCAAAGTCCGGGGAGCGGGAGACAACGTGCTGGAACTCGGAGAGGTTGATGGTGCCGTCCTTGTCAATGTCTGACTCCTCCAGGATCTGcaggggagagaaaagcagtgagCTCTGTGTGGCCAGGACCATGCAGCGACCCCTGCCCAGCCTGATGGTTCTCACGTTCTGGATGAGCTGCTCCATCTCCGCGTTGCTCAGAGAGGCCTCCTCACCTTGCCCTGTCAAGCAGTTGACCAGCTTCTCCAGGTCCTTTCTGTCCAGAGTCCCATCATCGTCGAAGTCTTTGGGGAGAGGAAAGTTACATCTCGGCAGGGCCCCCGTGCCCCACGTCAGAAGCACTCATGCTTAGGGAAGAGGGGGCCTGGATGACCTGCAGGCACGGCAACTCTGCGCTGCACATCTTATGCACGCCCTGCTGAATGCATGGTCCCCGCAGGGAGTCCCTAAAGCTGCCACTGCTGTGGGCATCGtgagggccctgccagcccttGCAGGCTGTCCCCAACCACGGGGCGAGGATCCCAGAACACTGCGTCTGCCCCCAGAGTTACCAAAGATGCGGAAAGCGTAGTGGGATTTGATATCCGAGGTGGCGGAGTCGCTGAAGACACTCAGCATGTCGAGGAAGTCTTCAAAGGACATGCTGTCGTCCCCCTCCTCTGAGGTGGAGAAGACCCTGCAGATCCGGTGCTGGAAGGGGTTTGCCTGCCGAGATGGGAGGGCTCAGGGCAGGCTCCCACTGGTGCCAGGCCCTGTGGAGCACTGCCCCGCGCACACGGGGTGCCCCGCTCTGCCACCAGGCCATCGTGCACAGTGCAGCTGTGCCACCCTGCGCAGCATTGCCCTCGGCCCAGCGGCACGGTGGGGACAAGGGATCCAATTGTAGGCACAGCTGACATGGGGTGGGCGATACGCTGCCCAAGTGTCGGTCAGAGCAGCACGGCAAGGTCCGAGCGTGGGCACCACGGGGACCTCGAGGGGTGAGCGGTGCCCTGCCCAGACGCACCCCACCCAGGGAGCAGCGCGAGGTCCCGCTGCCGCCAGGCACCGTACCCGCAGCTCGGGCAGCGTCAGGATCTGGCTCTTGGGAACGCGCAGGGAGCAGGCattctccctctgctcctttgGCAGCAGCTCACTGAACCTCTTGTAGGCACTTGAAGAGGCAAGAACAAGAGAGGCTCTGTGCGTGAGCGGCGCGGGGCACCCCTCGGGCCGGGGGGAAGCGCCAGCTcccgggaccggcaccggggTTGAGGACCCGGCCCCGTCGCCCGTCCCCTCCGTGCCACGGGTGGCCCCGCTCCGCAGCCGGTGACGCTCCCGCAGGGCAGGAGCCGGGCGCCCTGCCCGGGGCGGCCGCACCCAGCGACCTTCGCACCctgccgcccgcagccccgcgggcaGGGAAAAGGCTCGGCCTggccccgggccgcccccccggccctccccgccccggggcagccccctcCCGGAGCGGAGCCCCCGCGCGGCCCGGGCACTCACAGCAGGATCTCCTGCTTGCTCAGGAAGGTCAGCTCCTGCGGGGACAGCGCGCGTCAGCGCCCagccgggcggccccgggccctcGGCGGGGAGCTGCTCCCCGCGGGAccccgagcccggccccggccccggccccctcccctgTGCCCCCCGGTCCCTGTGCATCTCGGTCCCGGTCCCCGTCCCGAACCCGGCCCCATCCCCTGCGCTCCCCGGTCCCgaccccggagccccccggccccggcccccccagcccccggtcccgcagccccccgaTCCCGATCCCGATCCCgatcccggtcccggtcccggtgccgcCCCCCCGCACCTGGTACTCGCGCAGCGCCTCCCGCGGCAGCAGGCTGCCCGCGCCCCCCATGCCGCCCGGGGCCGCTTCCGCCTCGCACGTCACTGCCGCTGCCATGGCAacgccccccccgccccgccccgcctccGGTGCCGCGCGGCACGTGGGCAGGTgcgggggggccgggagcgggagcgggagcaCCGGGACCGCGGCGGGAGGGCGcggggcagcgcggcgggggcagcgcggggcccggggccggccccaGCACCGCGGCGCTCacccggccgccccctccccggcagGTCCCGGTGGCACCGAGCATGGCGGCGGCGAGCAGCGGGGAGCAGCCGGGGCCGCCGGACGCCCCC is part of the Cygnus atratus isolate AKBS03 ecotype Queensland, Australia chromosome 11, CAtr_DNAZoo_HiC_assembly, whole genome shotgun sequence genome and encodes:
- the CIB1 gene encoding calcium and integrin-binding protein 1, with protein sequence MAAAVTCEAEAAPGGMGGAGSLLPREALREYQELTFLSKQEILLAYKRFSELLPKEQRENACSLRVPKSQILTLPELRANPFQHRICRVFSTSEEGDDSMSFEDFLDMLSVFSDSATSDIKSHYAFRIFDFDDDGTLDRKDLEKLVNCLTGQGEEASLSNAEMEQLIQNILEESDIDKDGTINLSEFQHVVSRSPDFASSFKIVL
- the SEMA4B gene encoding semaphorin-4B, which translates into the protein MAPRPALPVLAHSVLAALLLSAAQEPVPRVSLPYDSAERVVHRFKVPGVSNYTALLLSPDGGTLYLGAREVLFAVNTSHFQPGTPARRLPWGADEEKKRQCVFKGKDPQRDCHNYIKMLLQLNSTHLYTCGTCAFSPACAYINVQHFSLERDASGRVLLEDGKGRCPFDPEYRSTAVMVDGELYAGTVSNFQGNEPTIYRSQESRIALKTENSLNWLQDPVFVGSAYLRESLPAGNPEGDDDKVYFFFSETGKEFDYFENTIVSRIARVCKGDQGGERVLQRRWTTFLKAQLLCSHPEDGFPFNVLQDVFVLTPGELRWKETVFYGVFTSQWNKGGLGSSAVCAFPIRSVQRAFSGLYKEVNRETQQWYTDTSPVPEPRPGTCITSHTRHLKINSSLQMPDRVLNFIKDHFLMDSPVRSQPLLLQSRLRYQQIGVHRAQGLHGTYDVLFLGTDDGRLHKAVHVNHRVHIIEEIHLFPAGQPVLKLLLDHDQGLVYAASYAAVAQVPFANCSLYRSCGECVLARDPFCAWSRGACRSTTLHPSVHPQLWAQDIEGADTERLCQSANVSQPRPRILLTPASGTPCQQIQLPPNAVRPLPCRLLSNLASRRWLHNGAPVNASYLVLPEGDLILVGSPERAGTYECWSLEEGFRKLMASYCVGVQELAHGPLEAGSKVSAGRDALEAVSTSRSTSAVGSAAARLDGKTYWTEFLVMCVLFATAVLVLALFLLHRHRDGMKALLEPADPGRHQKPPRKPVESLPLNGSSLPSAVPEHKGYQALQDNYIVSTPVHEPPGTTRAFSESEKRPLHVRDSFVEVSPACQRPRVRLGSEIQDSVV